A genome region from Clostridium sp. JN-9 includes the following:
- a CDS encoding type II secretion system protein: protein MKNKKKKGFTLIEIMVAVAIMLVLMGFLVPKLAGYRAKAMEVKAINTGKQIYSAAMTSYSMTNGEFKEDDVKKVITDTTGIEKTEASSVDTKNDITILYSSDSNKYSVIIDVSGNTYIVKDGTGKELFTNALATAEEKQ, encoded by the coding sequence ATGAAAAATAAAAAGAAAAAAGGATTTACTCTTATAGAAATTATGGTAGCTGTTGCAATAATGCTGGTGCTTATGGGATTTCTCGTACCAAAATTAGCAGGTTACAGGGCAAAAGCCATGGAAGTAAAGGCAATTAACACAGGGAAACAGATATATTCAGCTGCTATGACAAGCTACAGTATGACAAATGGAGAATTTAAAGAAGATGATGTTAAAAAGGTTATAACTGATACCACTGGTATTGAAAAAACAGAAGCCAGTTCAGTAGACACCAAAAATGATATTACTATTTTATATTCATCTGATTCAAACAAGTATTCTGTAATTATTGATGTTTCAGGAAATACTTATATTGTAAAGGACGGAACAGGCAAAGAATTATTCACTAATGCTCTTGCAACTGCTGAAGAAAAACAGTAG
- a CDS encoding prepilin-type N-terminal cleavage/methylation domain-containing protein, with protein sequence MNKGFTLIELMISISIILILMTFTFTTYSGFNRTVNKMDVDFFSNSMVNFINNSKQYSRINNCSTNITFDTENKKIYLSDNNKIVKRLYVPKGFKLNTVNTSKGKDKIYIDNRGVTTDACTISYLDRMGGWHNISICVGSAYAEIKN encoded by the coding sequence GTGAACAAAGGGTTTACATTAATAGAACTAATGATTTCTATAAGCATAATATTAATTTTAATGACATTTACATTTACAACATATAGTGGATTTAATAGAACTGTAAATAAAATGGATGTGGATTTTTTCAGCAATTCAATGGTTAACTTTATTAATAACTCAAAACAATACAGCAGAATTAATAACTGCAGTACGAATATTACCTTTGATACAGAAAATAAAAAAATATATTTATCGGATAATAATAAAATTGTTAAAAGATTATATGTTCCAAAAGGATTTAAATTAAATACTGTTAATACATCTAAAGGCAAAGATAAAATCTACATTGACAACAGGGGAGTTACCACAGATGCATGTACCATTAGTTATTTAGATAGAATGGGAGGATGGCACAATATATCTATATGTGTTGGAAGTGCTTATGCAGAAATCAAGAATTAA
- a CDS encoding prepilin-type N-terminal cleavage/methylation domain-containing protein, which yields MQKSRIKKGFSLIEVLCAFMIFSIVFTGVMKIMLNALELKKQNELMKNQSEFLYAVKYNIMYNISYDNLLYIYDCGKKNINGNKLTLDYIKDHGLEEILSNNTDYILPYGIMEIEKGEVLKVNVKIVNSEKNNKKNLNITFYKGKNL from the coding sequence ATGCAGAAATCAAGAATTAAAAAGGGATTTTCCTTAATTGAAGTTTTATGTGCATTTATGATTTTTTCAATTGTTTTTACAGGAGTTATGAAGATTATGCTTAATGCACTGGAATTAAAAAAGCAAAATGAATTAATGAAAAATCAAAGTGAGTTTTTGTATGCAGTTAAATATAACATTATGTACAACATAAGTTACGATAATCTTTTGTATATTTATGATTGTGGAAAGAAAAACATTAATGGCAATAAGCTTACACTGGATTATATTAAAGACCATGGATTAGAGGAAATCTTAAGTAATAATACTGACTACATTTTGCCCTATGGAATTATGGAAATAGAAAAGGGAGAGGTATTAAAAGTTAATGTGAAAATTGTAAATAGTGAAAAAAACAATAAGAAAAATTTAAATATAACTTTTTATAAGGGTAAAAATTTATGA
- a CDS encoding prepilin-type N-terminal cleavage/methylation domain-containing protein: MKRGFTIIEVLISLSILSMLLLSEFKVMERYLTMYNKENKQSRSEFYSNEAIEFIDEQIGECRSISCDSNKIKFNYGDPLTNNWIKINPSGYLAIYYGGESSSSNNVILRGVSDFKVKAVNKVIYITIVLNNNYEVKRCISTEKIQ, translated from the coding sequence ATGAAAAGAGGATTTACTATTATTGAGGTATTAATTTCACTGTCCATATTAAGTATGCTTCTGCTGTCTGAATTTAAGGTTATGGAGAGATATTTAACCATGTACAATAAAGAAAATAAACAATCAAGAAGCGAGTTTTATTCTAATGAAGCTATTGAATTTATTGACGAGCAGATTGGTGAATGCAGATCAATAAGCTGTGATAGCAATAAAATTAAATTTAATTATGGGGACCCATTGACTAATAATTGGATAAAAATAAATCCTTCAGGATATCTTGCAATTTATTATGGAGGTGAGTCTTCATCATCAAACAATGTAATACTTAGAGGAGTAAGTGACTTTAAAGTTAAGGCAGTAAATAAGGTAATATATATAACTATTGTATTAAACAATAATTATGAGGTGAAAAGGTGCATTTCTACAGAAAAAATACAGTAA
- a CDS encoding shikimate kinase → MFNNVILIGMPGSGKSTIGRLLSSKLSYGFYDTDKAIELNENMTIEEMFELKGEIYFREKERMLINDLLKMNKYVISTGGGMPIYFDNLKRLKKTGITVFINSSLEVLIKRSPNLNNRPLLKDYAEKNMRSLYYERINIYNQCDIIVQDNGYNADYIAEAITKKLFKY, encoded by the coding sequence ATGTTTAATAATGTAATATTAATTGGTATGCCTGGAAGCGGGAAAAGTACCATAGGCAGGCTTCTAAGCAGTAAACTTTCATATGGCTTTTATGATACTGATAAAGCCATTGAATTAAATGAAAATATGACTATTGAGGAAATGTTTGAATTGAAAGGTGAGATTTATTTCAGAGAAAAAGAAAGAATGCTCATAAATGATTTACTTAAAATGAATAAATATGTTATTTCAACTGGAGGAGGAATGCCCATATATTTTGATAATTTAAAAAGGCTGAAGAAAACAGGTATTACTGTTTTTATTAATTCTTCATTGGAGGTCTTAATAAAAAGAAGTCCTAATTTGAATAACAGACCTCTTTTAAAAGACTATGCTGAAAAAAATATGAGAAGTTTGTATTATGAAAGAATTAATATTTATAATCAATGTGATATTATTGTTCAGGACAATGGTTATAATGCTGACTATATTGCAGAGGCAATAACAAAAAAGCTTTTTAAATATTAA